The Lycium barbarum isolate Lr01 chromosome 12, ASM1917538v2, whole genome shotgun sequence genome includes a region encoding these proteins:
- the LOC132622551 gene encoding heat stress transcription factor A-4a-like encodes MDEATCSTNALPPFLTKTYEMVEDPSCDAIVSWSSSNKSFIVWNPPDFARDLLPRYFKHNNFSSFIRQLNTYGFRKIDPEKWEFANEDNFVRGQPHLLKNIHRRKPVHSHSAQNLHGLSSPLSESERQGYKEDIQKLKHKNESLHFDLQRHKQDHQGLELQMQVLTEHIQHVEHRHKTMLSALARTLDKPVPDLSHMPQVQVNDRKRRLPGNSGFYNDSDLEDTRGISSRALALENMNPSSLLTMNAELLDQLESSLTFWEDVLQDVDQAGIKQNCSVELDESTSCADSPAISYAQLDLDIGHKASGIDMNSEPNANITLEVAGSEDQEAVAGTATHVPTGVNDVFWEQFLTENPGSVDASEVQSERKDIGSKKNESKPVDSGKYWWNVKSVNSLAEQLGHLTPAEKT; translated from the exons ATGGATGAAGCTACGTGCAGCACGAATGCACTGCCTCCTTTTCTTACAAAGACATATGAAATGGTGGAAGACCCCTCCTGTGATGCCATTGTCTCCTGGAGTTCGAGTAATAAAAGCTTCATTGTGTGGAATCCTCCGGATTTTGCAAGGGATTTGTTGCCTAGATACTTCAAGCACAATAACTTTTCGAGCTTTATCAGACAGCTAAATACTTAT GGATTCAGGAAAATTGACCCCGAAAAATGGGAATTTGCAAATGAAGATAATTTTGTTAGAGGTCAGCCGCACCTTTTGAAGAATATCCATAGACGTAAACCTGTTCACAGTCATTCTGCACAGAATCTTCATGGCCTGTCGTCACCATTATCTGAATCAGAAAGACAAGGGTACAAAGAAGATATTCAAAAGCTGAAGCATAAGAATGAATCACTTCACTTTGACCTACAAAGACATAAGCAGGATCACCAAGGACTTGAATTGCAAATGCAGGTTTTGACTGAACATATTCAACACGTGGAACATCGTCACAAGACCATGCTCTCTGCTTTAGCTCGAACCTTAGATAAACCAGTACCGGATTTGAGTCACATGCCACAAGTTCAAGTGAATGACAGAAAAAGAAGGTTGCCGGGAAACAGCGGCTTCTATAATGACAGTGACCTGGAAGATACGCGAGGGATTTCATCTAGGGCTTTGGCTCTAGAGAATATGAACCCGTCCTCTCTTCTGACAATGAACGCAGAACTATTAGATCAGTTGGAATCTTCTTTGACATTTTGGGAGGATGTGCTACAAGATGTTGATCAAGCTGGGATAAAACAGAATTGTTCAGTGGAGTTGGATGAATCTACAAGTTGTGCAGATAGTCCTGCTATATCTTACGCACAACTAGATCTTGATATTGGGCATAAGGCTTCTGGAATTGACATGAATTCTGAGCCTAATGCAAACATTACTCTTGAGGTTGCGGGATCAGAAGATCAAGAAGCAGTAGCAGGGACAGCTACTCATGTCCCAACAGGGGTTAATGATGTATTTTGGGAGCAGTTCTTAACTGAGAATCCTGGTTCAGTTGATGCATCTGAAGTACAATCGGAAAGGAAAGACATTGGTAGCAAAAAGAATGAAAGCAAACCAGTTGACAGTGGAAAATATTGGTGGAACGTGAAGAGTGTAAATAGCCTGGCAGAACAGTTGGGACATCTTACTCCAGCAGAGAAAACTTAA
- the LOC132622550 gene encoding transcription repressor OFP5 produces MKWGKNKPSSSLITHVFPVSWLSKFKQKKDSNGEHQEAAKMKHKGKVNSTSFTSRTDVRLKEGRFYGGDDDDDPYWRLSFTEDGFEAHEQNQQIQNPLWCGSYDECDQVSSWNSKSTLGEEETHMFNDMVSRKLREKPKKICISQNEAELSNRKRSSIRDDKLRKLSRKALEERIAENAREPDQQEEIAPEVIEKDIFEIQPENEKVMRRGKEKSTAYSSRKTRSLSYTDSSLNSIEESCMMFKSLNLEEEVDALSEEEFESECLEMKDMKIKDMSEESGYQQRKSVYINQKRRRKHGVKVRAYSPRTTAKMECRIKALEDMKKAKMKMRQKTKERSGGDRTVFDSYAIMKSSYDPFSDFRDSMIEMITERGIKSSEELEELLACYLTLNCDEYHDLIIKVFRQVWFELNQVNIGAELQKCCCSDD; encoded by the coding sequence ATGAAGTGGGGAAAAAACAAACCTTCATCTTCGTTGATCACTCATGTTTTTCCTGTTTCTTGGCTGTCAAAATTCAAGCAAAAGAAGGATAGCAACGGTGAGCATCAAGAAGCAGCAAAGATGAAGCACAAGGGCAAGGTGAATTCAACTTCTTTCACCTCGCGGACGGATGTTCGTCTGAAAGAAGGAAGATTTTATGgtggggatgatgatgatgatccttatTGGAGGCTTTCTTTTACTGAAGACGGATTTGAAGCTCATGAACAGAATCAACAGATTCAGAACCCTCTCTGGTGTGGTTCTTATGATGAATGTGATCAAGTTTCATCCTGGAATTCCAAGAGTACTTTAGGAGAAGAAGAGACTCACATGTTTAATGATATGGTTTCTAGAAAGTTACGGGAAAAGCCCAAGAAAATCTGCATTTCACAGAATGAAGCAGAATtgagcaacagaaagaggagttCTATCAGAGATGACAAGTTGAGGAAACTTAGCAGAAAAGCTTTGGAGGAAAGAATAGCGGAAAATGCTAGAGAACCTGATCAACAGGAAGAAATAGCACCAGAGGTGATAGAGAAAGATATATTCGAGATACAGCCCGAGAATGAGAAGGTAATGAGAAGGGGGAAGGAGAAATCAACAGCCTATAGTTCAAGAAAGACGAGGAGTCTGTCTTACACGGATTCCAGTCTGAACTCAATCGAGGAAAGTTGCATGATGTTTAAATCTCTGAATCTAGAGGAAGAAGTGGATGCATTGTCTGAAGAAGAATTTGAATCAGAATGCCTTGAGATGAAAGACATGAAGATCAAAGATATGTCAGAGGAAAGTGGCTATCAGCAGAGAAAATCAGTGTACATAAACCAGAAGAGAAGACGAAAACATGGTGTTAAAGTCAGAGCATATTCACCAAGAACAACAGCCAAGATGGAATGCAGAATCAAAGCTCTTGAAGACATGAAGAAAGCAAAGATGAAGATGAGACAGAAGACAAAGGAAAGATCGGGAGGAGACAGGACAGTTTTCGATAGCTATGCTATTATGAAGAGTTCATATGACCCTTTCAGCGACTTCAGAGACTCGATGATTGAGATGATCACAGAGAGAGGGATAAAAAGCTCAGAGGAGCTTGAAGAGTTATTGGCTTGTTATCTAACACTCAACTGTGATGAATACCATGACCTCATTATCAAGGTCTTTCGGCAGGTATGGTTTGAGCTGAACCAGGTCAATATTGGAGCAGAATTACAGAAATGCTGTTGTTCTGATGACTAA
- the LOC132622549 gene encoding pentatricopeptide repeat-containing protein At4g18840, producing MASILSFIEIATSMSQLHQAHAFMLKTGHFRNSFAASRLLTKATILPISSPDTLSYALSVFTHIEEPNSYIYNTIIRAYSNSPFPQLALIIFLKMLNSVNKVFPDKYTFTFIVKACVTMGNVKQGEQVHGLVKKVGLEEDVYVYNTLIHMYAKCGCFGVSRGMIDCLVEDDAIAWNALLSVYVERGLFELARELFDEMPVRNVESWNFMVSGYVNVGLVDEARKVFDEMLVKDVVSWNVMITGYTKADKFEEVLSLFEDMLRAKVKPDDCTLVNVLSACAGVGSLSQGKWVHAFIERNGIEVHDFLATALVDMYCKCGCIEKGLEVFNGTLIKDISTWNAMIAGLSNHGYLDDALKTFDELLADGIKPNEVTFVSVLSTCSQGGLLNEGRRMFDLMINEYKIQPTLVHYGCMVDLLGRFGLLEEAEELLSKLPVKEAHAIWESLLGASRSHNNVELAERIATKLLELDPRDSAGYVQLANVLASMGRWDDVREVRRKMRSEGVTKEPGCSMIEVDGVVHEFLAGEGIIL from the coding sequence ATGGCATCAATCCTCTCCTTTATAGAAATAGCCACTTCCATGTCCCAACTCCACCAAGCTCACGCTTTCATGCTCAAAACTGGCCATTTCCGCAACTCTTTTGCTGCTAGCCGCCTTTTAACTAAAGCCACTATTCTTCCCATTTCTTCACCTGATACCCTTTCATATGCACTCTCTGTTTTCACTCACATTGAAGAACCCAACTCATATATCTACAACACTATAATTCGTGCTTACTCCAATAGCCCCTTTCCACAACTAGCACTTATTATATTTCTAAAAATGCTAAACTCTGTAAATAAAGTTTTCCCCGATAAGTACACTTTTACATTCATTGTAAAAGCTTGTGTTACTATGGGAAATGTTAAACAAGGTGAACAAGTTCATGGGTTGGTGAAAAAAGTTGGACTTGAGGAAGATGTGTATGTGTATAATACATTGATTCATATGTATGCGAAATGTGGGTGTTTTGGTGTTTCGCGTGGTATGATTGATTGTTTGGTTGAAGATGATGCTATAGCGTGGAATGCGTTGCTGAGTGTGTATGTTGAAAGGGGTTTGTTTGAATTGGCACGAGAGTTGTTCGATGAAATGCCTGTGAGAAATGTGGAATCTTGGAACTTTATGGTTTCTGGGTATGTGAATGTTGGGTTGGTGGATGAAGCAAGGAAGGTGTTTGATGAGATGTTGGTGAAAGATGTTGTTTCTTGGAATGTTATGATTACTGGGTATACTAAGGCTGATAAATTTGAGGAAGTTTTGTCTCtttttgaggatatgttgagagctaaAGTGAAGCCTGATGATTGTACGCTTGTGAATGTGTTGTCGGCTTGTGCTGGTGTTGGATCTCTAAGTCAGGGAAAGTGGGTTCATGCGTTTATCGAGAGGAATGGGATTGAGGTTCATGATTTTCTCGCTACCGCTCTTGTGGATATGTATTGCAAATGTGGATGTATTGAGAAAGGTTTGGAGGTGTTTAATGGTACTTTGATAAAAGATATTAGTACTTGGAATGCAATGATTGCAGGGTTAAGCAACCATGGGTATTTGGATGATGCATTAAAGACTTTCGATGAGCTTCTTGCTGATGGTATCAAGCCCAATGAGGTCACTTTTGTAAGCGTTTTGTCTACTTGCAGTCAAGGGGGCTTATTAAATGAGGGCCGCAGGATGTTTGATCTCATGATTAATGAGTATAAAATTCAGCCTACGCTCGTGCATTATGGttgtatggttgatttgcttGGGCGGTTTGGATTATTAGAGGAGGCTGAAGAACTCTTAAGCAAATTGCCGGTGAAAGAAGCTCACGCTATCTGGGAGTCCCTCTTGGGTGCTTCCAGAAGCCACAATAATGTAGAATTGGCAGAACGCATCGCTACCAAACTTTTAGAGCTTGATCCTCGAGACAGTGCTGGTTATGTTCAACTAGCAAATGTCCTTGCATCTATGGGGAGATGGGATGATGTTAGGGAAGTGCGGAGAAAGATGAGGAGTGAAGGGGTAACTAAAGAGCCTGGTTGTAGCATGATTGAAGTAGATGGAGTTGTTCACGAGTTCTTGGCTGGTGAAGGCATAATACTGTAA